The following nucleotide sequence is from Halomonas chromatireducens.
CCAGGCCTGCTTGGTCAGATCATCATAGACAATCAGGGCGTCCTGGCCGCGGTCACGGAAGTACTCGCCCATGGTGCAGCCCGCATAGGGGGCCAGGAACTGCATCGGAGCCGGGTCGGCGGCGCCGGCGGCGACCACGATGGTGTGCTCCATGGCGCCGTGCTCTTCGAGCTTGCGCACCACGTTGGCAATGGTCGACTGCTTCTGACCAATGGCGACGTAGATACAGGTGACGCCCTTGCCCTTCTGGTTGATGATGGCGTCGACGGCGATGGCCGACTTGCCGATCTGGCGGTCGCCGATGATCAGCTCACGCTGACCGCGGCCGATCGGTACCATGGCGTCAATCGACTTGAGACCGGTCTGGATCGGCTCGTCAACGGACTGACGGGTGATGACGCCCGGGGCGACCTTTTCCACCGCGTCGGTCATCTTGGCGTCGATATCGCCCTTGCCGTCGATGGGCGTGCCCAGCGGGTCGACCACGCGGCCGATCAGTTCGGGGCCCACCGGCACCTCGAGGATACGACCGGTACAGCTGGCGGTCATGCCCTCTTCCAGCTGCAGGTAGTCACCCAGTACCACGGCGCCCACGGAGTCACGCTCCAGGTTGAGCACCATGCCGAAGATGTTGCCGGGGAATTCGATCATTTCACCGAACATCGCATCTTCGAGGCCGTGAATCTTCACGATGCCGTCGGAGACGCTGACGATGGTGCCCTGGTTACGGGCTTCGGATGCGACATCCAGCTTTTCGATACGCTGCTTGATGATGTCGCTGATCTCGGAAGGATTCAGTTGCTGCATGCCATGTCCCTCAGACTCAGGCGGTAAGGGCTTCGGAGAGGCGATTCAGTCGACCGCGCACCGACCCGTCGATGACGGTATCGCCGGCGCGCAGGACGACGCCTCCGAGAAGCTTCGGATCCACCTGAGTGGTAATGGAGATTTCGCGATTCAGCCGCTTCTTGAGCGCGCCGGCGAGCTTGTTCTGCTGCTTGTCGTCGAGCGCATAGGCCGTGACCACAGTAACGTCGATGCGCTTCTCGTGGTCGGCGCGCAGGCGCTCGAATTGCTCGGCGATGGCACCCAAGGCCGATAGCCGCCCCTTGTCACCCAGGGCTTCGAGGAAGCGACGACCAGCATCATCCACGCTGATGTCGGCAACCTCGATCACCATGTCGA
It contains:
- the atpA gene encoding F0F1 ATP synthase subunit alpha, whose translation is MQQLNPSEISDIIKQRIEKLDVASEARNQGTIVSVSDGIVKIHGLEDAMFGEMIEFPGNIFGMVLNLERDSVGAVVLGDYLQLEEGMTASCTGRILEVPVGPELIGRVVDPLGTPIDGKGDIDAKMTDAVEKVAPGVITRQSVDEPIQTGLKSIDAMVPIGRGQRELIIGDRQIGKSAIAVDAIINQKGKGVTCIYVAIGQKQSTIANVVRKLEEHGAMEHTIVVAAGAADPAPMQFLAPYAGCTMGEYFRDRGQDALIVYDDLTKQAWAYRQVSLLLRRPPGREAYPGDVFYLHSRLLERAARVNVEYVEKFTNGEVKGKTGSLTALPIIETQGGDVSAFVPTNVISITDGQIFLETDLFNAGVRPAINAGLSVSRVGGAAQTKIIKKLGGGVRLALAQYRELAAFSQFASDLDEATRKQLEHGQRVTELMKQKQYSPLSVAEMGVTLYAANEGFLDDVDVSKVLDFERALHDYMKSEHAELLDKINQTGDYSSEIQEGLKSGLEKFKATQSW
- a CDS encoding F0F1 ATP synthase subunit delta, coding for MAETSTVARPYAKAAFEYARDHKALEAWSDMLVKLGQVVAERDAQKLIASPKIATDRKVDMVIEVADISVDDAGRRFLEALGDKGRLSALGAIAEQFERLRADHEKRIDVTVVTAYALDDKQQNKLAGALKKRLNREISITTQVDPKLLGGVVLRAGDTVIDGSVRGRLNRLSEALTA